In the Solanum pennellii chromosome 5, SPENNV200 genome, one interval contains:
- the LOC107019854 gene encoding zinc finger protein GIS3-like — translation MAELEYRTGSNTSGRLKLFGFNVIEDQEQEVESTKTSSGSPESGDFPAIDGRKYECQYCSREFANSQALGGHQNAHKKERQQLKRAQIQASRNAYMRNPIISAFAPPSHLLTPPGTVVYPAGSTPSWVYVPRAPPSFHVSHGGRGGVANFHYTGGIAEPNLTSVGPQHVKAHSGRVDGSNGPSLSSFSRPDFGPNCDDPFELDLHLSLAPAGS, via the coding sequence ATGGCGGAATTGGAATATCGCACAGGTTCTAATACTAGTGGACgattaaaattatttggttTCAACGTTATAGAGGATCAGGAACAAGAGGTTGAGTCTACAAAAACGTCATCGGGGTCACCGGAATCCGGTGACTTTCCGGCGATCGATGGCCGGAAATATGAGTGTCAATATTGTTCTAGGGAATTTGCAAATTCACAAGCTTTAGGTGGACATCAAAATGCTCACAAAAAAGAAAGGCAACAATTGAAACGTGCCCAAATTCAAGCTAGTAGAAATGCTTATATGAGGAACCCTATTATTTCCGCGTTCGCTCCGCCATCTCACCTCCTCACTCCGCCGGGTACTGTAGTATACCCGGCGGGGTCAACTCCATCGTGGGTTTATGTACCACGCGCTCCACCATCCTTCCACGTGTCACATGGAGGGAGGGGGGGCGTAGCGAACTTTCACTATACCGGTGGTATAGCGGAGCCAAACTTAACAAGTGTTGGGCCTCAACATGTTAAGGCCCATAGTGGTAGAGTAGATGGAAGTAATGGGCCATCATTGAGTAGTTTCTCTAGACCGGATTTTGGGCCCAATTGTGATGACCCGTTTGAATTGGATCTACATCTAAGCCTTGCGCCAGCGGGGTCATAG